TTCTTACAGAAAATACTAGAAATAGTTATGTTTATTCGCAAAGTAAACTCGTCTCTACTGTTGGTGTTGATAACTTGGTTATTATTGAAACTAAAGATGCGGTTCTTGTTGCGAACAAAGATAATGTCCAAGATGTCAAAAGTATCGTTAATCAACTGAAACAAGCAGGCCGTAGTGAATGTGAGCAACACCGTGAAGCATATCGCCCATGGGGAACTCATGACGAAATTGCACAGGGGGAACGCTTTCACGTTAAACATTTGAAAGTCAAACCCGGTGAAAAAACCGCACTACAAATGCATTATCACCGAGCTGAGCACTGGGTAGTTGTACAAGGCACAGCTAAGGTTACTAACGGTGATAAAAGCTATATTTTAAGTGAGAACGAATCAACCTATATCCCTATAGGTTCACCTCATCGAATAGAAAATCCTGGAAAAATTGACCTTCATTTAATTGAAGTTCGTTCTGGAAATTATCTCGAAGAAGATGACATTGTTCGCATTAAAGAATATGGGTTAGATGACTAACCACCTAGACATTCTTAACGATGATATGATTATGAATAGTTATGATGTAATAAAAAAATCAGGTATTCAGTTTGGTACCAGTGGTGCCCGTGGTTTAGTGACTCAGTTTACTCATGAAGCCTGTGCAGCTTTCACCCACGCATTCCTAGCAAGCATCAAAAGTAAATTTAATTTTCGTCAAGTCGCTATCGCGATAGATAACCGCCCGAGTAGTGAATTTATTGCAGCAGCTTGTATTGACGCTATCCAGAAACACGGCTTTGAGCCGCTTTTCTATGGCGTTATCCCTACCCCAGCCCTTGCTTATACTGCGATGCAAAGTAATATTCCTTGCATTATGGTAACGGGTAGCCACATTCCTTTTGATAGAAACGGTTTAAAGTTTTATCGACCTGATGGTGAAATAACAAAGGCTGATGAACTTGAAATTCTGAACAGTAATGTAGAATTTGAACTCTCTCCTATCTTAGCTCCGTTATTACCCGTAAACACTCTCGCAACAGAGCAATACATTCAACGATATTGCTCTATCTTTGATGAAAAACTATTAACAGGAAAACGTATTGGTATTTATGAGCACTCAAGTGCTGGTCGAGATATTTATCCGGTTCTATTTAAGAAGCTAGGCGCCGAAGTTATTTCTTTGGAAAGAAGTGACATATTTGTTCCGATTGATACTGAAGCTGTTTCTGAAGAAGACAAAATCAGAGCACAGAACTGGTCTAAATTACACGGCTTTGATGCAATATTCTCAACGGATGGAGATGGTGACCGACCTCTAGTGGCTGATGAAAATGGTGTATGGCTACGAGGTGATATACTAGGTTTACTATGTTCATTAGAAATGGGTATTGAAGCACTAGCGATTCCGGTAAGTTGCAATACAATTATCTCAAAAGCAGAGCAGTTTAAATGTGTAAAGCAAACAAAAATTGGCTCACCTTATGTCATTGAAGAATTTACTAATTTAGCTCAAGACCATTCCAAAATCGCAGGCTTTGAAGCCAATGGTGGCTTCCTGCTTGGGTCAGACGTCCTAGTTAATAATAAACCACTCGCAGCACTACCAACCCGCGATGCTGTCTTACCATTCCTAATGTTATTATCAGCAGCAAAGAAAGTAGGTATCGCCTCTTTGGTTAATTTATTACCACAGCGCATCACTTTTAGTGACCGTATACAAAACTTTGCAACAGAAAAAAGCAAAAGCATCATTGAAAAAGCCACAAGTAATCCTGATAAATTATTGAACGATTTAGGCTTTAGCGATGCACGTATACTAGAAATCAACACTATTGATGGCTTAAGGATGACATTATCCAACGGTAATATTATCCATCTAAGACCTTCAGGTAATGCACCAGAATTAAGATGCTATGCTGAAGCAAATAGCGCTGAAATAGCGCAATCTACCGTCATTCAAGCATTACGCCAAATTCAAACATTTTCTGACTTCTAAAAATTGGTTACCACATGAAAATAGCAATCGCAGGTACCGGCTACGTCGGTCTGTCTAACGCCATGTTACTGTCCCAAAACCACGAAGTGGTGGCGGTCGATATCATTCC
The Providencia alcalifaciens DNA segment above includes these coding regions:
- a CDS encoding phosphomannomutase, with the protein product MIMNSYDVIKKSGIQFGTSGARGLVTQFTHEACAAFTHAFLASIKSKFNFRQVAIAIDNRPSSEFIAAACIDAIQKHGFEPLFYGVIPTPALAYTAMQSNIPCIMVTGSHIPFDRNGLKFYRPDGEITKADELEILNSNVEFELSPILAPLLPVNTLATEQYIQRYCSIFDEKLLTGKRIGIYEHSSAGRDIYPVLFKKLGAEVISLERSDIFVPIDTEAVSEEDKIRAQNWSKLHGFDAIFSTDGDGDRPLVADENGVWLRGDILGLLCSLEMGIEALAIPVSCNTIISKAEQFKCVKQTKIGSPYVIEEFTNLAQDHSKIAGFEANGGFLLGSDVLVNNKPLAALPTRDAVLPFLMLLSAAKKVGIASLVNLLPQRITFSDRIQNFATEKSKSIIEKATSNPDKLLNDLGFSDARILEINTIDGLRMTLSNGNIIHLRPSGNAPELRCYAEANSAEIAQSTVIQALRQIQTFSDF